The following proteins are co-located in the Agromyces laixinhei genome:
- a CDS encoding ACP S-malonyltransferase produces the protein MIVVVCPGQGSQTPGFLAPWLAESAYAERLSTLSDAAGLDLAHLGTEADTDTIRDTAVAQPLIVAAGILTLGSLLADGRAARIGGIAGHSVGEITAAAGTGVLSESDAIRFVAERGRAMADAAALEPTGMSAVIGADEAVLLPRLDELGLEPANFNGGGQIVVAGALEALDALKADPPAGARVIPLQVAGAFHTRYMRPATDRLAAVATELSPADPALALWSNCDGGQVTSGAAFLELLVGQVSSPVRWDRCMDSLQAAGVTGIIELAPAGALVGLAKRALKGVPTVAVKTPEDLSAAIELIEQHA, from the coding sequence GTGATCGTCGTCGTCTGCCCTGGACAGGGCTCTCAGACCCCCGGATTCCTCGCTCCCTGGCTTGCCGAATCGGCCTACGCCGAACGGCTGTCGACGCTCTCGGACGCCGCTGGGCTCGATCTCGCGCACCTCGGCACCGAAGCGGATACCGACACGATCCGCGATACCGCGGTCGCGCAACCGCTCATCGTGGCCGCGGGCATCCTGACCCTCGGCTCGCTTCTCGCCGACGGCCGGGCCGCGCGCATCGGCGGCATCGCGGGCCACTCGGTCGGCGAGATCACCGCAGCCGCCGGTACCGGCGTGCTCAGCGAGAGCGATGCGATCCGTTTCGTCGCCGAGCGCGGCCGTGCGATGGCGGATGCCGCTGCGCTCGAGCCGACCGGCATGAGTGCGGTCATCGGCGCCGACGAGGCCGTATTGCTCCCCCGTCTCGACGAACTCGGTCTCGAGCCCGCCAACTTCAACGGCGGCGGCCAGATCGTCGTGGCCGGCGCGCTCGAGGCACTCGACGCGCTGAAGGCCGACCCGCCCGCGGGCGCCCGAGTCATTCCCCTCCAGGTCGCCGGCGCCTTCCACACCCGCTATATGCGGCCGGCGACTGATCGCCTTGCCGCAGTGGCGACCGAGCTCTCCCCCGCCGACCCGGCGCTGGCCCTCTGGTCGAACTGTGACGGCGGCCAGGTGACATCCGGTGCCGCATTCCTCGAACTGCTCGTCGGTCAGGTCTCCTCACCCGTACGCTGGGATCGCTGCATGGATTCCCTCCAGGCGGCAGGAGTCACCGGCATCATCGAACTCGCCCCCGCCGGCGCGCTCGTCGGTCTCGCGAAGCGCGCCCTGAAGGGCGTGCCGACGGTCGCCGTGAAGACTCCCGAAGACCTGTCGGCGGCGATCGAGCTCATCGAGCAACACGCCTGA
- a CDS encoding TetR/AcrR family transcriptional regulator yields MGDDRTTAVVWRGSVRRMRDETRRRQLMDAALELYGTIGYRATTVQAVCKSAGVSSRSFYELYPDQEMLLTELYRALNDEVLSGISGAKVSATDELAASVRALLARSLEPMLRDGRKARVLEVESVGVSAELERQRRIAYRTFADAIDEAFAAFVRAGLTNEAPGGLTSLILVGGITEALVQRVQTPESERSERESFIDEIAAVILRLIT; encoded by the coding sequence ATGGGCGACGATCGAACGACAGCTGTGGTGTGGCGCGGTTCCGTGCGTCGCATGCGTGACGAGACGCGGCGCCGTCAGCTCATGGATGCAGCGCTCGAGCTGTACGGCACGATCGGCTATCGCGCGACGACGGTGCAGGCGGTGTGCAAGTCGGCGGGCGTCTCCAGCCGTTCGTTCTATGAGCTCTACCCCGATCAGGAGATGCTCCTGACAGAGCTCTATCGGGCGCTCAACGACGAGGTGCTCAGCGGCATCTCGGGCGCGAAGGTGAGCGCAACCGATGAACTCGCAGCATCCGTGCGGGCGCTGCTTGCTCGCTCGCTCGAGCCGATGCTCCGTGACGGGCGAAAGGCGCGCGTGCTCGAGGTCGAGTCGGTCGGTGTCTCTGCCGAACTGGAGCGGCAGCGGCGCATCGCATATCGCACCTTCGCCGATGCGATCGACGAGGCATTCGCGGCCTTCGTGCGCGCCGGGTTGACGAACGAAGCGCCGGGGGGTCTGACGAGCCTGATCCTCGTCGGAGGGATCACCGAGGCACTGGTGCAACGCGTGCAGACTCCTGAGTCCGAGCGATCGGAGCGCGAGTCGTTCATCGACGAGATCGCCGCGGTGATCCTCCGCCTGATCACCTGA
- a CDS encoding PadR family transcriptional regulator, translated as MAVRDALLALLSAGPGYGFQLHGDLAGRTGGRRRVNVGQSYATLERLGKQELVESAGTTDDGLPLYRATAAGSAATSAWFAGTDAPGSDPWDETVDRVLVAASLPGVDAGPIVAAERVRWRERERATSARSTPDADASAETAADALAAARLVALAAAAESARATAVLSWLDAVDAASAAGDLSFATRLERPRRGRPSATKPGDARAEPGQASTEA; from the coding sequence ATGGCCGTCCGTGACGCATTGCTCGCCCTGCTCTCGGCAGGCCCTGGCTACGGGTTCCAGTTGCACGGCGATCTCGCGGGTCGCACCGGCGGGCGACGCCGCGTGAACGTCGGGCAGAGCTACGCGACGCTCGAACGGCTCGGCAAGCAGGAACTCGTCGAATCGGCGGGCACCACCGACGACGGCCTTCCGCTCTACCGGGCGACGGCCGCCGGCTCTGCTGCGACTTCGGCATGGTTCGCCGGCACGGATGCGCCGGGCAGCGACCCATGGGATGAGACCGTCGATCGGGTGCTCGTTGCCGCGTCGCTGCCCGGGGTCGACGCCGGCCCGATCGTCGCCGCGGAGCGCGTGCGATGGCGAGAGCGGGAGCGCGCGACATCCGCTCGCTCGACGCCCGACGCGGATGCGAGTGCCGAGACGGCGGCCGACGCGCTCGCAGCCGCTCGCCTCGTCGCCCTTGCTGCAGCGGCGGAGTCGGCGCGCGCGACGGCAGTGCTGAGCTGGCTCGATGCAGTCGATGCTGCCTCGGCCGCCGGCGATCTGTCTTTCGCGACGCGACTGGAGCGGCCGCGACGCGGTCGGCCTTCGGCCACGAAGCCCGGCGATGCTCGTGCCGAGCCCGGTCAGGCGTCGACGGAGGCGTAA
- a CDS encoding bifunctional 3'-5' exonuclease/DNA polymerase, translating to MRIAVGAMGPGRVGLVDPSVSSGPLETVALHELAGVVQAFESSHHPRWVWADTRRWYPRLLAAGVRVDRCHDLVLAAAILDHSTTTVAARAHGGRPRAEWLPAGPSEAGQAEQAALVVPAASAAHSALFDLDDFEIATDAPMPEQAVGPRDVLGVPVDAVLAEHARQLALVAASERPGALRLLLAAESAGALIGAELHAAGLPWHREVHERVLETELGPRPAPGRKPARMEQLAAEVRAMLGAPTVNVDSQVDLLKALRGAGIQVESTSRWELGEHDHPAIEPLVAYKKLARLFSANGWSWLDEWIVDGRFRPEYVPGGTATGRWATSGGGALQLPKNVRHAVVADPGWSLVVADAAQLEPRVLAGLAHDEAMAAAGRGRDFYSGIVGAGVVQTRDQAKVAILGAMYGATSGESGRLVPRLARAYPRAMALVDRAAAEGERGAGVTTLLGRSSPPPGAEWRAAQSLASQPEATAADERRARSRARDWGRFTRNFVVQGTAAEWALCWMAGLRSKLVTIASTAAQPSVAASRSGSAFERMPHLVYYLHDEIIVHTPTELAEQVAGAVTDAATGAGRLLFGDFPVEFPLDLAIVESYASVDA from the coding sequence ATGCGGATTGCGGTCGGTGCGATGGGGCCCGGCAGGGTCGGCCTCGTGGATCCCTCCGTCTCGAGCGGGCCACTCGAGACGGTGGCGCTGCACGAGTTGGCGGGCGTCGTGCAGGCGTTCGAATCGTCGCATCACCCCCGGTGGGTCTGGGCCGATACCAGGCGGTGGTACCCCCGCCTCCTCGCCGCCGGCGTGCGTGTCGACCGTTGCCACGACCTCGTGCTCGCAGCCGCGATCCTCGATCATTCGACGACCACGGTGGCCGCCCGCGCGCACGGTGGCCGCCCGCGCGCCGAGTGGTTGCCCGCCGGACCGTCGGAGGCCGGGCAGGCGGAGCAGGCGGCGCTGGTCGTGCCCGCGGCATCCGCTGCGCACTCGGCGCTCTTCGATCTCGATGACTTCGAGATCGCGACGGATGCCCCGATGCCCGAGCAGGCCGTCGGCCCACGCGATGTGCTCGGCGTGCCGGTCGATGCCGTGCTCGCCGAGCACGCGCGACAGCTCGCCCTCGTCGCGGCGTCGGAGCGGCCGGGGGCCCTCCGCCTGCTGCTCGCGGCGGAGTCCGCCGGCGCGCTCATCGGCGCCGAACTGCACGCAGCCGGGCTGCCCTGGCACCGCGAGGTGCACGAACGGGTGCTCGAGACCGAGCTCGGCCCTCGGCCAGCGCCCGGCCGGAAGCCCGCGCGCATGGAGCAGCTCGCGGCCGAGGTGCGCGCCATGCTCGGCGCTCCGACGGTGAACGTCGACTCCCAGGTCGACCTGCTGAAAGCGCTTCGTGGGGCCGGCATCCAGGTCGAGTCGACGAGTCGGTGGGAGCTGGGCGAGCACGATCACCCGGCGATCGAGCCCCTCGTCGCATACAAGAAACTCGCGCGACTCTTCAGCGCGAACGGGTGGTCGTGGCTCGACGAATGGATCGTCGACGGGCGGTTCCGGCCCGAGTACGTGCCGGGCGGCACTGCGACCGGGCGATGGGCGACGTCGGGCGGCGGCGCCCTGCAGCTGCCGAAGAACGTTCGCCACGCGGTCGTCGCCGACCCCGGCTGGTCGCTCGTCGTCGCCGATGCAGCGCAGCTCGAGCCGCGTGTGCTCGCGGGGCTGGCGCACGACGAGGCGATGGCCGCCGCAGGCCGGGGGCGGGACTTCTATAGCGGCATCGTCGGTGCGGGCGTCGTCCAGACCCGCGATCAGGCGAAGGTCGCGATCCTCGGCGCCATGTACGGAGCCACCTCAGGTGAGAGCGGTCGCCTGGTGCCGCGGCTCGCCCGTGCGTATCCGCGCGCGATGGCGCTCGTCGATCGTGCTGCCGCCGAAGGTGAACGCGGCGCCGGTGTCACGACGCTTCTGGGCCGTTCGTCGCCGCCGCCGGGTGCGGAGTGGCGCGCGGCGCAGTCACTGGCCAGTCAGCCGGAGGCCACCGCCGCCGACGAACGCCGTGCCAGGTCGCGGGCTCGCGACTGGGGCCGTTTCACCCGCAACTTCGTCGTGCAGGGCACCGCGGCGGAGTGGGCGCTCTGCTGGATGGCGGGCCTGCGATCGAAGCTCGTGACCATCGCGAGTACTGCTGCGCAGCCGAGCGTCGCCGCCTCCCGCTCGGGGTCTGCCTTCGAGCGGATGCCGCACCTCGTCTACTACCTCCACGACGAGATCATCGTGCACACGCCGACGGAGCTCGCCGAGCAGGTCGCGGGCGCCGTGACAGACGCGGCGACCGGCGCGGGTCGGTTGCTGTTCGGCGACTTCCCGGTGGAGTTCCCGCTCGACCTCGCGATCGTCGAGAGTTACGCCTCCGTCGACGCCTGA
- a CDS encoding beta-ketoacyl-[acyl-carrier-protein] synthase family protein, with translation MTKKIVITGIGATSPLGGTATESWSALLAGESGAHTLDYDWVGEYELPVTFAAEAKVRPEEVLERPVAKRLDPSSQFALISAKEAWADAGAPDVAPERLGVDYATGIGGIWTLLDAWDTLRERGPRRVLPMTVPMLMPNAASAAISMHFGARAFARTVASACASSTESLANAFEHLQLGLADVVIAGGSESAVHPITLASFSSMQALSRRNDDPAHASRPYSVDRDGFVMGEGAASLVLETEEHALARGARIYAELAGGSVSADSYHITANDPEGHGASRAVLDALAQAGATPDEVTHINAHATSTPVGDIAEYTALRSVFGDRVHEIPLSATKASTGHLLGGTGALEAVFTILALQNRLAPPTINLTTQDPDIPLLISGEPQALGDGPQLAISNSFGFGGHNAVVAIRTP, from the coding sequence ATGACCAAGAAGATCGTCATCACCGGCATCGGTGCGACCTCGCCGCTCGGCGGCACCGCCACTGAGAGCTGGAGTGCCCTGCTCGCCGGCGAGTCCGGCGCGCACACCCTCGACTACGACTGGGTCGGCGAGTACGAACTGCCGGTCACGTTCGCCGCCGAGGCGAAGGTGCGGCCCGAAGAAGTACTCGAACGGCCCGTCGCGAAGCGTCTCGACCCCTCCAGCCAGTTCGCCCTGATCTCCGCGAAGGAGGCCTGGGCCGATGCCGGCGCCCCCGACGTCGCCCCCGAACGCCTGGGCGTCGACTACGCGACCGGGATCGGCGGCATCTGGACCCTGCTCGACGCCTGGGACACGCTGCGCGAACGCGGCCCCCGCCGCGTGCTGCCGATGACCGTGCCGATGCTGATGCCGAACGCTGCTTCCGCGGCGATCTCGATGCACTTCGGCGCCCGGGCGTTCGCCCGCACCGTCGCCTCCGCCTGCGCCTCGAGCACCGAGTCGCTCGCGAACGCCTTCGAGCACCTTCAGCTCGGACTCGCCGACGTCGTCATCGCCGGCGGCTCCGAGTCCGCCGTGCACCCGATCACCCTCGCCTCGTTCTCGTCGATGCAGGCGCTCTCGCGTCGCAACGACGACCCGGCGCACGCCTCGCGTCCATACAGCGTCGATCGTGACGGATTCGTCATGGGCGAGGGCGCCGCGAGCCTCGTGCTCGAAACCGAAGAGCACGCGCTCGCACGTGGCGCGCGCATCTACGCCGAGCTGGCCGGCGGATCGGTGAGCGCCGATTCCTACCACATCACCGCGAACGACCCCGAGGGCCACGGCGCGAGCCGCGCGGTGCTCGACGCACTCGCGCAGGCGGGCGCCACGCCCGACGAGGTCACGCACATCAACGCGCACGCGACGAGCACCCCGGTCGGCGACATCGCCGAGTACACGGCGCTGCGCAGCGTCTTCGGCGATCGCGTGCACGAGATTCCGCTCTCGGCCACCAAGGCGTCGACCGGTCACCTGCTGGGCGGCACCGGGGCACTCGAAGCGGTGTTCACGATCCTCGCGCTGCAGAATCGCCTCGCCCCGCCGACGATCAACCTCACGACGCAGGATCCCGACATTCCGCTGCTCATCTCCGGCGAGCCGCAGGCGCTCGGCGATGGGCCTCAACTCGCGATCAGCAACTCGTTCGGGTTCGGCGGCCACAACGCCGTCGTCGCGATCCGCACCCCGTAG
- a CDS encoding acyl carrier protein, giving the protein MALSTEEVLAGLAELINDETGIATDTVELDKSFTDDLDIDSISMMTIVVNAEEKFDVKIPDEEVKNLKTVGDAVTFIVKAQA; this is encoded by the coding sequence ATGGCATTGTCCACGGAAGAAGTGCTTGCCGGCCTGGCCGAGCTCATCAATGACGAGACCGGCATCGCGACCGACACGGTTGAGCTGGACAAGTCGTTCACCGACGACCTCGACATCGACTCGATCTCCATGATGACGATCGTCGTCAACGCCGAAGAGAAGTTCGACGTGAAGATCCCCGACGAAGAGGTCAAGAACCTGAAGACCGTCGGCGACGCCGTCACCTTCATCGTCAAGGCTCAGGCCTAG
- a CDS encoding DUF1801 domain-containing protein, translated as MSPSDLPVAEVLDRAAGPRRAEADELLAMLGEVSGERPVVWAGRIIGFGAYEYRYESGREGRAPLLAFAPGPAKHTIYLVDDFSERWPDLVAALGTHRASKVCLYLTRLTGVDRGALRTLLERSLAETRSQAR; from the coding sequence ATGTCACCGTCCGATCTGCCGGTCGCCGAGGTACTCGACCGCGCCGCGGGCCCTCGGCGGGCCGAAGCCGACGAACTGCTCGCGATGCTCGGCGAAGTCAGCGGTGAACGGCCGGTCGTGTGGGCCGGTCGCATCATCGGGTTCGGAGCGTACGAGTACCGCTATGAGAGCGGTCGCGAGGGCCGCGCACCGCTGCTCGCATTCGCGCCGGGCCCCGCGAAGCACACGATCTACCTCGTCGACGACTTCTCGGAACGATGGCCCGACCTCGTCGCCGCGCTCGGAACGCATCGTGCGAGCAAGGTCTGCCTCTACCTCACGCGATTGACGGGTGTGGATCGAGGCGCACTGCGAACACTGCTCGAGCGATCACTCGCCGAGACGCGGTCGCAGGCACGCTGA
- a CDS encoding beta-ketoacyl-ACP synthase III — MTNPTLQQSHGPAFTRIYSVGAARGENAVPNDDLVGPIDSSDEWIQQRTGIVTRTRAGAEVSATDLATDAAREAIARSELDPGLIDLVIIATISNVQQTPSMAAVVADRVGANPAAAFDMNAACAGYAYAVAQADALIRSGAATYALVIGAEKLSDVVDPTDRSISFLLGDGAGAIVIGPSDTPGIARTIWGSDGSKAGAVGMNHTLTEFRNGESEWPTLRQEGQTVFRWAVWDMAKVAKQALDAAGVTSDDLAAFIPHQANLRIIDEFAKQLKLPETVVIARDITTTGNTSAASIPLATHRLLDEHPELSGGLALQIGFGAGLVFGAQVVVLP, encoded by the coding sequence ATGACGAACCCCACTCTCCAGCAGTCGCACGGGCCAGCCTTCACGAGGATCTACTCGGTCGGCGCCGCCCGAGGCGAGAACGCCGTTCCGAACGACGATCTCGTCGGCCCGATCGATTCGTCCGACGAGTGGATCCAGCAGCGCACGGGAATCGTGACCCGCACGCGCGCCGGTGCCGAGGTCTCGGCCACCGATCTGGCGACCGACGCTGCACGTGAGGCGATCGCACGCTCCGAACTCGACCCCGGGCTCATCGACCTCGTCATCATCGCCACCATCTCGAACGTGCAGCAGACGCCGTCGATGGCTGCGGTCGTCGCCGACCGTGTCGGGGCGAACCCCGCCGCCGCGTTCGACATGAACGCGGCCTGTGCGGGCTACGCATACGCGGTCGCGCAGGCCGACGCGCTCATCCGGTCGGGCGCGGCGACGTACGCGCTCGTCATCGGCGCCGAGAAGCTCTCCGACGTCGTGGACCCGACCGACCGGTCGATCTCCTTCCTTCTCGGCGACGGCGCCGGCGCGATCGTCATCGGCCCGAGCGACACGCCCGGCATCGCACGCACCATCTGGGGATCCGACGGCTCGAAGGCGGGCGCGGTCGGCATGAACCACACACTCACCGAGTTCCGCAACGGCGAATCCGAATGGCCGACGCTCCGTCAGGAGGGCCAGACGGTCTTCCGCTGGGCCGTCTGGGACATGGCGAAGGTCGCGAAGCAGGCACTGGATGCCGCGGGCGTGACCTCCGACGACCTCGCCGCGTTCATCCCCCACCAGGCGAATCTGCGCATCATCGACGAGTTCGCCAAGCAGCTGAAGCTGCCGGAGACGGTCGTCATCGCCCGCGACATCACGACGACGGGCAACACCTCGGCCGCCTCGATCCCGCTCGCGACGCACCGTCTGCTCGACGAGCACCCCGAACTTTCCGGAGGCCTCGCCCTCCAGATCGGCTTCGGCGCCGGACTCGTGTTCGGTGCCCAAGTGGTGGTTCTGCCCTGA
- a CDS encoding DUF3145 domain-containing protein, which produces MTMNATRASRTARGVLFVHSSPRALCPHVEWAAGTALGGAVNFDWSEQPVLRGAMRAEFYWEGEAGSGARLASALRGWEQLRFEVSEDPTPGSDGARWMHTPELGVFFAQTDTAGNTVVPEDRIRYAMDVGGSDPVELHRELRLALGQAWDDELEPFRHASDFAPVVWLHQVG; this is translated from the coding sequence ATGACGATGAATGCCACGCGGGCGTCGCGCACCGCGCGAGGCGTGCTGTTCGTGCACTCCTCGCCGAGGGCGCTGTGTCCGCATGTCGAGTGGGCCGCGGGCACTGCGCTCGGCGGCGCCGTGAATTTCGACTGGAGTGAGCAGCCGGTGCTTCGCGGCGCGATGCGCGCGGAGTTCTACTGGGAGGGCGAGGCCGGCAGCGGCGCGAGGCTCGCCTCGGCGCTGCGCGGTTGGGAGCAGCTGCGATTCGAGGTGAGTGAAGACCCGACCCCCGGATCCGATGGTGCCAGGTGGATGCACACGCCGGAGCTCGGCGTCTTCTTCGCCCAGACCGACACAGCGGGCAACACCGTGGTGCCCGAAGATCGCATCCGTTACGCGATGGACGTCGGCGGCTCCGACCCCGTCGAACTGCATCGCGAACTGCGCCTCGCCCTCGGGCAGGCGTGGGACGACGAACTCGAACCCTTCCGTCATGCGAGCGACTTCGCCCCGGTCGTCTGGCTGCACCAGGTGGGCTGA
- a CDS encoding SHOCT domain-containing protein, producing the protein MNSFWDFLVWLFWFYVIISCIWIFITVIIDIFRDSTLNGWAKALWVLFLVFLPFLAAFIYLIARGRSMSERNAARVADSQAASAEYIRSVAGGSASSAAAEIEKGKQLLDSGAITQAEYDALKNKALQAA; encoded by the coding sequence ATGAACAGCTTCTGGGATTTCCTTGTCTGGCTCTTCTGGTTCTACGTGATCATCTCGTGCATCTGGATCTTCATCACGGTGATCATCGACATCTTCAGGGACAGCACCCTGAACGGATGGGCGAAGGCCCTGTGGGTGCTGTTCCTCGTGTTCCTGCCGTTCCTCGCCGCGTTCATCTACCTGATCGCGCGCGGCCGCAGCATGTCGGAGCGCAATGCAGCCAGGGTCGCCGACTCGCAAGCGGCAAGCGCCGAATACATCCGGAGCGTCGCCGGCGGCTCAGCATCGTCTGCGGCAGCGGAGATCGAGAAGGGCAAGCAACTCCTCGACTCGGGTGCGATCACGCAGGCTGAATACGACGCACTCAAGAACAAGGCGTTGCAAGCCGCGTAG
- a CDS encoding peptidoglycan DD-metalloendopeptidase family protein, which yields MSSVRPAGAPLLLRFPFTGRWVAQNSPADRVPSHGTHAFGSSHAIDFVAVDEHGRSAPRGWRSAFATEPPDRFIGFDAPVLAPVDGSVVIAHDREPDHEARRSPLTLLPYLLSQSRRAQQSAGGLAGNHVVIAAREAGPFVLLAHLRRGSMGVRVGDVVRVGMPIGRCGNSGNSTEPHVHVQASDSIEWSTARGIPIAFASAAERAGWMPRNRVAFDVK from the coding sequence ATGAGTTCCGTGCGGCCTGCTGGCGCGCCACTGCTTCTCCGGTTTCCGTTCACCGGACGTTGGGTGGCGCAGAACAGCCCTGCCGACCGCGTACCCAGCCACGGCACGCATGCGTTCGGGTCGAGCCATGCGATCGACTTCGTCGCCGTCGACGAACACGGCCGCTCGGCGCCGCGAGGCTGGCGCTCGGCGTTCGCGACCGAGCCGCCCGATCGGTTCATCGGGTTCGATGCTCCGGTACTCGCGCCGGTCGACGGCAGCGTCGTGATCGCCCACGACCGAGAACCCGACCACGAGGCCCGGCGCTCACCGCTGACGCTCCTGCCGTACCTGCTCAGCCAGTCGCGCCGGGCTCAGCAGAGCGCAGGCGGACTCGCCGGCAACCACGTCGTGATCGCCGCGCGCGAGGCCGGGCCCTTCGTGCTGCTCGCGCACCTGCGCCGAGGATCGATGGGTGTTCGGGTCGGCGACGTGGTGCGCGTCGGCATGCCGATCGGCCGATGCGGCAACTCGGGCAACAGCACCGAACCGCATGTGCACGTCCAGGCATCAGATTCCATCGAATGGTCGACGGCACGCGGCATTCCGATCGCCTTCGCTTCGGCAGCCGAGCGAGCAGGGTGGATGCCGCGCAACCGCGTTGCCTTCGACGTGAAGTGA